One Vanessa cardui chromosome 4, ilVanCard2.1, whole genome shotgun sequence genomic window carries:
- the LOC124544314 gene encoding 7-methylguanosine phosphate-specific 5'-nucleotidase: MKMFANLCEIPELSRPNVFIKDKEDLLKKINKIVSDGHKKLQIVTDFDHTLTRHNMDNGDPVLTSYGMFRECPSIPKDYKDEENRLSEKYKPIEVDPVMSDEDKTKHMIDWYVAGHKLLKGMKFPKNELDEVSQKMKECFRIGVRELIAWSETQQVPVLVFSAGLGECVVAALKAANLLLPHVKVVSNFLAFDDAGAIIGIKGDVIHTYNKNETVIKNTEYYEMVKERNNVLLMGDNIGDAGMAEGMEHCDVIIKIGFLGRNTDANLQNYVKKFDIVLVNDHSMDIANAILKHVL, encoded by the exons ATGAAAATGTTTGCGAATTTATGCGAAATACCTGAGCTAAGTAGACCTAATGTTTTTATCAAAGATAAAGAggatttacttaaaaaaataaataaaattgtatccgATGGTCACAAAAAGTTACAAATAGTAACAGACTTCGACCACACATTGACAAGGCACAATATGGATAATGGGGATCCAGTGTTGACTAGCTACG gcATGTTCAGAGAATGCCCATCAATACCTAAGGATTATAAAGATGAAGAGAATAGGTTATcagaaaaatataaaccaatTGAAGTAGATCCAGTGATGAGCGATGAAGACAAGACCAAGCACATGATTGATTGGTATGTGGCCGGCCACAAGTTATTgaa AGGAatgaaatttccaaaaaatgAACTTGATGAAGTGAGTCAAAAAATGAAGGAGTGCTTtag aATAGGCGTTCGAGAGTTAATAGCATGGAGTGAGACACAGCAGGTGCCTGTGTTGGTTTTCTCTGCAGGACTCGGAGAATGTGTGGTAGCTGCCCTCAAAGCTGCTAATCTTCTCTTACCTCATGTGAAG GTGGTGTCAAACTTTCTGGCTTTTGATGATGCTGGAGCTATAATTGGAATAAAAGGAGATGTGATTCACACATACAATAAGAACGAAACAGTCATTAAGAACACGGAATATTATGAGATGGTGAAGGAAAGGAACAATGTTTTACTAATGGGGGACAACATCGGTGATGCTGGCATGGCGGAGGGCATGGAGCACTGTGACGTCATCATCAAGATAGGCTTCCTCGGACGTAACACAGATGCCAACCTTCAAAATTATGTTAAGAAATTTGATATTGTTCTGGTCAATGACCATTCAATGGACATAGCTAATGCCATATTGAAACATGTGCTGTGA